A genomic window from Chitinophaga pollutisoli includes:
- a CDS encoding sigma 54-interacting transcriptional regulator: MKTSTSKTPSPPSADPGGRIRFLEAERRILLELGNDITKVRNKTDLIVILSNKIREMFTFSHSIVTLINPDQQSYTPFLLDPQSSPIQEHNLYPKLIVARFSMADDFIQTVMENGAPTVFVWNREDEVPASPTFLRVNFSAGIRALMMTPLKDKDQIIGFLHMYAKDAAGFTEEFKRIVTGIAPQISSAVAQIQINEAMKHSEWINEILLSLSNEMVKVRGRQDLLRVLGSHLKEIVPFSSCMMTVMDEREENYKAYLIDSEAQLRELSDEGDALSMATPAEDGIYDVASMYYNPVVFDMRPIDKAAAPLWFRLHYEAGAQEMIIKILGGNGSSKYSLMLFSREPGTFGAEAVGILKRISSQLFAVVSNIAANEEILERENEKSFLLDFSSDIAAVRSKADLALAVHTCLRKIATLDGYAIRKINEDQTTTTTYLYDESIETLDEALVQQLVSTKLPIEDGLQNRILASEIPLFLSVNSELNRGNTALYLQHWKNAGFNSVVGMALRTGNQNLGILWLNIGEINMALLQGICAQISIAMSNIIANEEILRREKEEAFLHTFSRDIAALRTKDDLQRAISNVLHNVLNIRLAIIRIIEEDGLTLSPYMYDETMLGEKVEQFKTLMHRRIDILHPLSARVLGDDGLVVFNVSEEIEKGTEEPIIHFWHSLGVRCAFGAPLRAGNTNIGVLWLLSDEVNLNVMNSIVAQISVAIANIQGTEKIIAYKQKLENENDYLREQIKTIYNFSEIVGSGEQMQKVYKLMRQVAESSSTVLLLGETGTGKELIARAIHNASPRKSKLMVKVNCAALPTHLIESELFGHEKGAFTGAIDRRIGKFELANNSTLFLDEIGEMPLELQVKLLRVLQERELERVGGKSTIKVDVRIIAATNRNLEAEVQAGRFRSDLYYRLNVFPIHLPPLRERLEDIEPLTHAFVGKFSKNIGKKITGISAAVLKELKSYDWPGNVRELEHQIERAILLSDGPLLKAINLPHRNWRESADTPQITTSKTLEHIEKKYIIEVLKRCGGKISGVGGAAEILEIPGTTLHSKMKKLGILKADYFNN, translated from the coding sequence ATGAAAACTTCCACATCCAAAACGCCATCACCTCCATCCGCAGATCCTGGCGGCCGGATCAGGTTCCTCGAAGCGGAGCGCCGTATTCTCCTGGAGTTGGGGAATGATATTACGAAGGTCCGGAACAAAACCGACCTTATCGTGATCCTGTCCAACAAGATCCGGGAGATGTTCACGTTTTCCCATTCCATCGTAACGCTGATCAACCCCGATCAGCAGTCCTACACTCCATTCCTGCTCGATCCCCAGTCCTCCCCCATCCAGGAGCATAATTTGTACCCCAAGCTGATAGTGGCCCGTTTCTCAATGGCCGACGACTTTATCCAAACGGTGATGGAAAACGGAGCGCCAACGGTTTTTGTATGGAACCGTGAAGATGAGGTGCCGGCAAGCCCAACTTTCCTGCGGGTCAATTTCTCAGCGGGTATCCGTGCGCTGATGATGACGCCGTTAAAAGACAAAGACCAGATCATAGGATTTCTCCACATGTACGCCAAAGACGCGGCCGGTTTCACGGAGGAATTCAAGCGCATCGTTACCGGTATTGCACCGCAGATATCGAGCGCGGTGGCGCAGATCCAGATTAATGAAGCCATGAAACACAGCGAATGGATCAACGAAATCCTGCTGTCGCTCAGCAACGAAATGGTAAAAGTGAGAGGCCGGCAGGATTTGCTGAGAGTACTGGGCTCGCATCTGAAAGAAATCGTGCCGTTCTCGAGTTGTATGATGACGGTGATGGATGAACGGGAAGAAAATTACAAAGCGTACCTCATCGACTCGGAAGCGCAGCTGCGCGAGCTTTCGGACGAAGGCGACGCCCTGTCGATGGCTACGCCCGCCGAAGACGGCATCTACGACGTGGCATCCATGTATTACAACCCCGTCGTATTCGACATGCGCCCGATCGACAAGGCGGCCGCTCCGCTTTGGTTCCGGCTGCATTATGAAGCGGGAGCGCAGGAGATGATCATCAAGATCCTCGGCGGCAACGGTTCATCCAAATACAGTCTCATGCTCTTTTCCAGGGAACCGGGCACCTTTGGGGCCGAGGCCGTGGGGATTCTCAAACGCATATCCAGCCAGCTGTTTGCCGTGGTCAGCAATATTGCCGCGAATGAAGAAATCCTGGAAAGGGAAAACGAGAAATCCTTCCTGCTCGATTTCAGCAGCGACATTGCGGCCGTCCGCAGCAAAGCCGACCTCGCCTTGGCCGTGCATACCTGTCTGCGCAAAATCGCCACGCTCGACGGGTACGCCATCCGGAAAATCAACGAAGATCAAACCACCACCACTACATACCTGTACGACGAATCCATCGAAACCCTCGATGAAGCGTTGGTGCAGCAACTGGTATCCACCAAACTACCGATAGAAGACGGATTGCAGAACCGCATCCTCGCCAGCGAGATCCCGCTTTTCCTCAGCGTAAACTCCGAACTGAACCGGGGCAATACGGCGCTGTATCTGCAACATTGGAAAAACGCGGGCTTCAACTCCGTAGTGGGGATGGCATTGCGGACCGGCAACCAAAACCTCGGCATTCTCTGGCTGAACATCGGGGAAATCAATATGGCGCTGCTGCAGGGGATCTGCGCGCAGATATCCATCGCCATGTCCAATATTATCGCCAATGAGGAAATTTTGCGGCGCGAAAAAGAGGAAGCTTTCCTTCACACATTCAGCCGCGACATCGCCGCGCTGCGTACCAAAGACGATCTCCAGCGCGCCATTTCCAACGTGCTGCACAACGTGCTGAACATACGGCTGGCCATCATCCGCATCATCGAGGAAGACGGCCTCACGCTTTCGCCTTACATGTACGACGAAACCATGTTGGGAGAAAAGGTAGAACAGTTCAAAACCCTTATGCACCGGCGCATCGACATCCTCCATCCGCTATCGGCGCGGGTGCTCGGCGACGATGGGTTGGTCGTTTTCAACGTCAGCGAAGAAATCGAAAAAGGAACGGAGGAACCGATCATTCATTTCTGGCATTCGCTGGGTGTGCGTTGCGCGTTCGGCGCGCCTTTGCGGGCAGGCAACACCAATATCGGCGTGCTCTGGCTGCTGTCCGACGAAGTGAATCTCAATGTGATGAACAGCATCGTAGCGCAGATATCCGTGGCTATCGCCAATATCCAGGGTACGGAGAAAATCATCGCCTACAAACAGAAACTGGAAAACGAGAACGATTACCTGCGCGAGCAAATCAAAACCATTTACAACTTCTCGGAAATCGTTGGCAGCGGGGAGCAGATGCAGAAAGTCTACAAGCTAATGCGGCAGGTGGCGGAATCTTCTTCCACCGTGCTGTTGCTGGGCGAAACCGGCACCGGCAAGGAGCTGATCGCGCGGGCCATACACAATGCGTCGCCGAGGAAAAGCAAACTCATGGTGAAAGTGAATTGCGCCGCGCTTCCTACCCACCTGATCGAAAGTGAATTGTTCGGGCATGAAAAAGGCGCGTTCACCGGCGCGATAGACCGCCGCATCGGGAAGTTCGAGCTGGCGAATAACAGTACGCTGTTCCTCGACGAGATCGGTGAAATGCCGCTCGAATTACAGGTGAAGCTGCTGCGCGTGCTCCAGGAAAGGGAGCTCGAAAGAGTGGGCGGAAAATCCACCATCAAAGTGGATGTGCGGATCATCGCCGCCACCAACCGTAATCTCGAAGCCGAGGTGCAGGCAGGGCGCTTCCGTTCCGACCTATACTACCGGCTCAACGTGTTCCCAATTCATTTACCGCCTTTGCGGGAACGGCTGGAAGACATCGAACCCCTGACCCATGCGTTCGTCGGGAAGTTCAGCAAGAACATCGGCAAAAAGATCACTGGTATTTCCGCCGCAGTGCTGAAAGAACTGAAAAGCTACGATTGGCCGGGCAACGTCCGCGAACTGGAGCACCAGATCGAGCGCGCCATCCTCCTCAGCGACGGGCCCTTGCTCAAAGCCATCAACCTCCCCCACCGCAATTGGCGCGAAAGTGCTGATACACCGCAAATCACTACTTCCAAAACACTGGAACATATCGAAAAGAAATACATCATCGAAGTACTGAAACGCTGCGGCGGAAAGATTTCCGGCGTAGGCGGTGCCGCGGAGATCCTGGAAATCCCCGGCACCACGCTTCACTCCAAAATGAAAAAACTCGGGATATTGAAAGCGGATTATTTCAACAACTGA